In the Mastomys coucha isolate ucsf_1 unplaced genomic scaffold, UCSF_Mcou_1 pScaffold18, whole genome shotgun sequence genome, one interval contains:
- the Tnfrsf14 gene encoding tumor necrosis factor receptor superfamily member 14 isoform X2 gives MGLLAYSVLIKKMEHIPGWGSSPWSQAPTDNTFRLVLCVFLLNLRISAQPSCRQEEFSVGDECCPMCNPGYYVKQVCSEHTGTVCAPCPPQTYTAHANGLSKCLPCGVCDPDMGLLTWQECSRRKDTMCRCIPGYFCEIQDGDHCSTCLLHSTCPPGQRVQKRGTHSQDTVCADCLTGTFSLGGTQEECLPWTKCSIFQQEVTRGTSSTDTICSFRVIYYIMGLVIVGVGAGIAVFLIRKRRQLHTSPVARELEPFQEQQENTIRFPVMEVALAVTEETTSNCTNSG, from the exons ATGGGGCTCCTGGCCTACAGTGTCTTGATCAAGAAAATGGAACATATCCCAGGATGGGGGTCATCACCCTGGAGCCAGGCCCCTACAGACAACACCTTCAGGCTG GTGCTGTGTGTCTTCCTTTTGAACTTGCGTATCTCTGCCCAGCCCTCATGCAGACAGGAGGAGTTCTCTGTGGGGGACGAGTGCTGCCCCATGTGCAACCCAG GTTACTACGTGAAGCAGGTCTGCAGTGAGCATACAGGGACAGTGTGTGCCCCCTGTCCCCCACAGACATATACCGCCCATGCAAATGGCCTGAGCAAGTGTCTGCCCTGCGGAGTCTGTGATCCAG ACATGGGCCTGCTGACCTGGCAGGAGTGCTCCAGAAGGAAGGACACTATGTGCAGATGCATCCCTGGCTACTTCTGTGAGATCCAGGATGGGGACCACTGTTCCACATGCTTGCTGCACTCCACCTGCCCTCCAGGGCAGAGGGTACAGAAGAGAG GTACTCATAGCCAGGACACTGTATGTGCTGACTGCCTAACAGGGACCTTCTCACTTGGAGGGACTCAGGAGGAATGCTTGCCCTGGACCAA GTGCAGTATATTTCAACAGGAAGTAACACGTGGGACCAGCAGCACAGACACCATCTGCTCCTTCCGGGTTATCTACTATATCATGGGACTTGTGATAGTGGGAGTAGGAGCTGGGATAGCTGTATTCCTCATCCGAAAGCGAAGACAGCTGCACACCA GCCCAGTGGCCCGGGAACTGGAGCCTTTCCAG GAGCAACAGGAGAACACTATCAGGTTTCCAGTCATGGAGGTTGCGCTTGCTGTGACCGAGGAGACAACCTCCAACTGCACAAACTCTGGATGA
- the Tnfrsf14 gene encoding tumor necrosis factor receptor superfamily member 14 isoform X4 yields MGLLAYSVLIKKMEHIPGWGSSPWSQAPTDNTFRLTYTAHANGLSKCLPCGVCDPDMGLLTWQECSRRKDTMCRCIPGYFCEIQDGDHCSTCLLHSTCPPGQRVQKRGTHSQDTVCADCLTGTFSLGGTQEECLPWTKCSIFQQEVTRGTSSTDTICSFRVIYYIMGLVIVGVGAGIAVFLIRKRRQLHTSPVARELEPFQQEQQENTIRFPVMEVALAVTEETTSNCTNSG; encoded by the exons ATGGGGCTCCTGGCCTACAGTGTCTTGATCAAGAAAATGGAACATATCCCAGGATGGGGGTCATCACCCTGGAGCCAGGCCCCTACAGACAACACCTTCAGGCTG ACATATACCGCCCATGCAAATGGCCTGAGCAAGTGTCTGCCCTGCGGAGTCTGTGATCCAG ACATGGGCCTGCTGACCTGGCAGGAGTGCTCCAGAAGGAAGGACACTATGTGCAGATGCATCCCTGGCTACTTCTGTGAGATCCAGGATGGGGACCACTGTTCCACATGCTTGCTGCACTCCACCTGCCCTCCAGGGCAGAGGGTACAGAAGAGAG GTACTCATAGCCAGGACACTGTATGTGCTGACTGCCTAACAGGGACCTTCTCACTTGGAGGGACTCAGGAGGAATGCTTGCCCTGGACCAA GTGCAGTATATTTCAACAGGAAGTAACACGTGGGACCAGCAGCACAGACACCATCTGCTCCTTCCGGGTTATCTACTATATCATGGGACTTGTGATAGTGGGAGTAGGAGCTGGGATAGCTGTATTCCTCATCCGAAAGCGAAGACAGCTGCACACCA GCCCAGTGGCCCGGGAACTGGAGCCTTTCCAG CAGGAGCAACAGGAGAACACTATCAGGTTTCCAGTCATGGAGGTTGCGCTTGCTGTGACCGAGGAGACAACCTCCAACTGCACAAACTCTGGATGA
- the Tnfrsf14 gene encoding tumor necrosis factor receptor superfamily member 14 isoform X1: MGLLAYSVLIKKMEHIPGWGSSPWSQAPTDNTFRLVLCVFLLNLRISAQPSCRQEEFSVGDECCPMCNPGYYVKQVCSEHTGTVCAPCPPQTYTAHANGLSKCLPCGVCDPDMGLLTWQECSRRKDTMCRCIPGYFCEIQDGDHCSTCLLHSTCPPGQRVQKRGTHSQDTVCADCLTGTFSLGGTQEECLPWTKCSIFQQEVTRGTSSTDTICSFRVIYYIMGLVIVGVGAGIAVFLIRKRRQLHTSPVARELEPFQQEQQENTIRFPVMEVALAVTEETTSNCTNSG, encoded by the exons ATGGGGCTCCTGGCCTACAGTGTCTTGATCAAGAAAATGGAACATATCCCAGGATGGGGGTCATCACCCTGGAGCCAGGCCCCTACAGACAACACCTTCAGGCTG GTGCTGTGTGTCTTCCTTTTGAACTTGCGTATCTCTGCCCAGCCCTCATGCAGACAGGAGGAGTTCTCTGTGGGGGACGAGTGCTGCCCCATGTGCAACCCAG GTTACTACGTGAAGCAGGTCTGCAGTGAGCATACAGGGACAGTGTGTGCCCCCTGTCCCCCACAGACATATACCGCCCATGCAAATGGCCTGAGCAAGTGTCTGCCCTGCGGAGTCTGTGATCCAG ACATGGGCCTGCTGACCTGGCAGGAGTGCTCCAGAAGGAAGGACACTATGTGCAGATGCATCCCTGGCTACTTCTGTGAGATCCAGGATGGGGACCACTGTTCCACATGCTTGCTGCACTCCACCTGCCCTCCAGGGCAGAGGGTACAGAAGAGAG GTACTCATAGCCAGGACACTGTATGTGCTGACTGCCTAACAGGGACCTTCTCACTTGGAGGGACTCAGGAGGAATGCTTGCCCTGGACCAA GTGCAGTATATTTCAACAGGAAGTAACACGTGGGACCAGCAGCACAGACACCATCTGCTCCTTCCGGGTTATCTACTATATCATGGGACTTGTGATAGTGGGAGTAGGAGCTGGGATAGCTGTATTCCTCATCCGAAAGCGAAGACAGCTGCACACCA GCCCAGTGGCCCGGGAACTGGAGCCTTTCCAG CAGGAGCAACAGGAGAACACTATCAGGTTTCCAGTCATGGAGGTTGCGCTTGCTGTGACCGAGGAGACAACCTCCAACTGCACAAACTCTGGATGA
- the Tnfrsf14 gene encoding tumor necrosis factor receptor superfamily member 14 isoform X3, which produces MGVITLEPGPYRQHLQAGYYVKQVCSEHTGTVCAPCPPQTYTAHANGLSKCLPCGVCDPDMGLLTWQECSRRKDTMCRCIPGYFCEIQDGDHCSTCLLHSTCPPGQRVQKRGTHSQDTVCADCLTGTFSLGGTQEECLPWTKCSIFQQEVTRGTSSTDTICSFRVIYYIMGLVIVGVGAGIAVFLIRKRRQLHTSPVARELEPFQQEQQENTIRFPVMEVALAVTEETTSNCTNSG; this is translated from the exons ATGGGGGTCATCACCCTGGAGCCAGGCCCCTACAGACAACACCTTCAGGCTG GTTACTACGTGAAGCAGGTCTGCAGTGAGCATACAGGGACAGTGTGTGCCCCCTGTCCCCCACAGACATATACCGCCCATGCAAATGGCCTGAGCAAGTGTCTGCCCTGCGGAGTCTGTGATCCAG ACATGGGCCTGCTGACCTGGCAGGAGTGCTCCAGAAGGAAGGACACTATGTGCAGATGCATCCCTGGCTACTTCTGTGAGATCCAGGATGGGGACCACTGTTCCACATGCTTGCTGCACTCCACCTGCCCTCCAGGGCAGAGGGTACAGAAGAGAG GTACTCATAGCCAGGACACTGTATGTGCTGACTGCCTAACAGGGACCTTCTCACTTGGAGGGACTCAGGAGGAATGCTTGCCCTGGACCAA GTGCAGTATATTTCAACAGGAAGTAACACGTGGGACCAGCAGCACAGACACCATCTGCTCCTTCCGGGTTATCTACTATATCATGGGACTTGTGATAGTGGGAGTAGGAGCTGGGATAGCTGTATTCCTCATCCGAAAGCGAAGACAGCTGCACACCA GCCCAGTGGCCCGGGAACTGGAGCCTTTCCAG CAGGAGCAACAGGAGAACACTATCAGGTTTCCAGTCATGGAGGTTGCGCTTGCTGTGACCGAGGAGACAACCTCCAACTGCACAAACTCTGGATGA